The genomic segment GATGCACCAGGATAGATGAGTCGTAGGACACCCACTCTTTCTTTAAGCCTGGGGTCTTCTTCCCTCGGTACCACAAAAAATTCTAAAATCCCCAAAAAGAAGAGAGAGATACTAATCGTTAAAATTAAATTTTTACGGTTTAATACAAAATTTGCTAAATTCATAATTTGACACCTACTTTGAGGCCAGAAAATAATTCACCTAATCTAGATTTTATGATAATCGATCCTTCCGTAAGATCTCCACTCACAAGGACCAAATTTTGGTGAACACCTTGTACTGTGATAGGAACTGAGACAGCTTTTCCATCTCGCACGATGTAAACACTCGGACTTTTCCCGAATGGATTGTAGATTGATTCAACTGGAACCGGGTAGGTATATTTATCCTTTGTATAAAAACTACATTTCAATTCGGCAGAATCTATGAGTCCTTGGGGAAAGGAAAATCGACTTACGATGCGCTCTTCGCGGTATTGAAGATCCACAAAGATATCCTTTGCCATAGCATAGGGTAAACTCAGCCTAAGTTTGTTTGGTTTGTATTCTCGTAAGATCCTTTCGTGATCTTTTGAGAATTCCAAGTAGTATTCCCTCTCTCCTTTTCTTTGGTTTACTTTGGCTCGAAGCACCATCTCCTTTAAAGGGATGGATTCCAGAATGCGAAAACCATTTACGGGAAGTTCTTTTTCGATCGATCCATTCCCTTGTTTACAGTAAAAATGAAATCCAATACATAAGAGGACCAAACTTTGTGTGATTAATGCCTTCATCTCCCCTCCAGGTTGACAGTGACTACATTAAATGTAGACAATATCCACATTCTCTCTTTTGTCAATGAAAAATGTAGACACAGGAAAGATTTATTTTTAGAATGAAACTATGGTTCGAATGAGAAAATCCTACCACCATGGAAATTTGCGAGATGCCATTTTAAAGGAGTCCCTTCTTTGGATCAAAAAAGAAGGCATCGAAACCTTAAGTTTGAGAGAGATTGCAAAAAAGTTAGGTGTCACTCATTCAGCACCAAACAAACATTTTCCGAAAAAAGAAGTGTTACTGGCAAACATGGTGGAACATGGGTTCATTCAATTCCGTATCGCACTTCTCGAAGGTTGCAAAAACTTGGAGACTGAACCAAGAGAAGCCTTCCAATCGATGTGCCTCTCTTATATTAAATTTGCAAATGATAACCCAGAAATCTATCGATTGATGTTTTCCAAAACCTTGGATGATTATGAAGATTACCCTGCTTGCCAGAAGGCTGGCTTTGCATCCTTTCAAGTTCTTTTGGATGCTGTAAACAAATTGCAGGAGGGTGGTATCATCAAACAAGGTGACATCCGTGAGATTTCTTTCCTCTTGTGGTCGCTCATCCACGGTTATGTGCTTCTATGGCAAGAAGGCCGTATTGAAGGATTAAAAACCAAAATGGAAGGAAAGGCAGAAAAACTATCCGACACTCATTTCTTTATCTCCTTAATGAACCATCTCAATTCGAGTATTTTTCTCACGTAGACAAGCCTCTGCAAATTCTTCATTTCCAAAGGATACGCAAAGCAAAATCTAGGTAATCATGAAACCTATCTCTTTGCTTTTACCAGTGTGTCTATTGGGTCTATTTGCAGATTGTAAGAAGGAAACGATTGATCTCAACAAATGGATAGAGGAGAACCAACAAGAAAGAGTTGTGAATCTCTCCAAAAAAGAAATCGCCTACCTGCCCAAAGAAATCTCCAAACTCCAAAAGGTGGAAGAGTTGACCTTACAGTACGACTCTCTCGTGGCTATTCCAGAGGAACTAGGAGAGCTAAAGCAACTTAAGATTTTAAATCTGTATGGCAATCCCATCCAGTCTTTGCCGAGTAGCTTGGCAAATTTACAAAACTTAGAAGTCCTTCTTTTAGGAAGAACCAAATTGGAAAGAGTCCCAACTTTTTTTCGAGAACTGAAAGAGCTCAAAACTCTAGCCTTGGATGAAACAAAAATCCAACTGACTGAAGAGGACGTAGAGATTTTGGCCTCCATCAAAAGTTTAGAAAGATTGGATCTGACCCTACTGCGGAGCTACCAAAGTTTACCGAAAAACATTGGGAAACTATCCTTCCTTAAAGAAATTTCCTTCCAGAAGATACCTTTTGAAAAGGCCGATGTGAAAAGACTCCGTGATGAACTTCCTGGGGTGAGAGTGAAACTCTAAGCTCCATTTCGGATTTTTCCGTTTTCGATTTCTCCTTACTTGCAAACTATGGCTGTACCATGGCAAAAGCAGAATCCGAGAATCCGTATTCGAAAACGGTAGCACTCCCCGAGACCAATTTTCCAATGAAGGCCGACCTTTCCAAACGAGAGGTCAAACAAATCCAAGACTGGAAAACAAACAAAACCTTTGCAAAGATGAAAGAAATTCGCAAAGGCCGAGCTAGCTTTGTTTTGCATGATGGCCCACCCTATGCCAATGGGAACTTCCACACAGGGCATGCTCTTAATAAAATTCTAAAAGACCTCATTTTAAAATCCAAAACGATGTCAGGTCTATATGCAGACATGATCCCAGGTTGGGATTGCCATGGACTTCCCATTGAAGTTCAAGTTCTAAAAAACCTTGGCAAGGAAGCAAGGAATACAAGCCCCACAGAGCTCAGAAAAAAATGCCGTGAATATGCAAATGAATATATCGCCAAACAGGGAGAAGACTTAACTCGCTTTCTGTGTTTCTGGGAGGAAGACAATAAATACCTCACCATGGCACCTGAATTTGAAGCAAAGATCGTCGAAGTCTTTGGGAAATTATTCGAACAGGGTTATATCTATAAAGGCAAAAAGCCAGTCTATTGGTGCATTGATTTAGCTACAGCGCATGCAGAAGCCGAAATTGAATACCAAAACCATACCTCTCCCTCCATCTACGTTAAGTTCCCTGTAGAGGGCAAAACAAACGAATCCGTTTTGATTTGGACAACGACTCCTTGGACTTTACCGGCTAACTTAGCAATCTGTTTCAACCCAGAACTTGAATACGCTGTCTTTCAATCTGACAGCCATGGAAAATTAATCCTAGCGACTGGACTTGCAGAGGCCGTAAGCCAAAAAACAGGCCTTTCATTACAAAAAGAGACCGTTCTTTCCAAAGACGATCTAGCAAAGATGGTATTCCGTCATCCCTTCCTTGACCAAAAATCTATTCCCCTCTTTGGACCGCATGTAACTTTAGATGCTGGAACTGGTTGTGTACACACTGCACCTGGCCACGGAACTGATGACTACCGGGTAGGGACTGCAGCAGGTTTACCACCTTTTTCACCCGTAGATGATTACGGTCGTTATACGGATGAATTTCCCTTGATGAAGGGGATTAAAATCTGGGATGCCAATCCCAAAATCGTTGAGATCTTAAAAGAAAAAAATGCTTTGGTTCATTATTCAGAATTCGTACACTCTTACCCGCATAGTTGGAGAAGTAAAAAACCTCTGATCTTCCGTGCGACTCCACAATGGTTTTTCTCGATTGACCATGCAAATCTACGAGAAGATTCATTAAAGGCAATAGACAAAGTGAACTGGATACCAGATTGGGGCATCACTCGTATCCGCTCTATGGTGGAGTCTCGTCCCGATTGGTGTTTATCTAGACAAAGAAATTGGGGTGTTCCTATCCCATCTTATACCTGTACATCTTGTAACCATACTCATCTAACAAAGGAATCTATCTCGCACTTCATTGAGATCGTAAAAAGGGAAGGTATCGAAGTCTGGTATGAAAAATCAGCTAAGGAACTATTGCCATCCGGTACAAAGTGTTCGCAATGCGGTTCAGAAGAACTCAAACAAGACAAAGACATTTTGGATGTTTGGTTTGATTCAGGAGTTTCCAGTTTTGCAGTCTTTGGGGATTCAATAGGAAAAGAACCTGCGGATCTTTATTTGGAAGGATCGGACCAACATAGAGGTTGGTTC from the Leptospira ryugenii genome contains:
- the ileS gene encoding isoleucine--tRNA ligase encodes the protein MAKAESENPYSKTVALPETNFPMKADLSKREVKQIQDWKTNKTFAKMKEIRKGRASFVLHDGPPYANGNFHTGHALNKILKDLILKSKTMSGLYADMIPGWDCHGLPIEVQVLKNLGKEARNTSPTELRKKCREYANEYIAKQGEDLTRFLCFWEEDNKYLTMAPEFEAKIVEVFGKLFEQGYIYKGKKPVYWCIDLATAHAEAEIEYQNHTSPSIYVKFPVEGKTNESVLIWTTTPWTLPANLAICFNPELEYAVFQSDSHGKLILATGLAEAVSQKTGLSLQKETVLSKDDLAKMVFRHPFLDQKSIPLFGPHVTLDAGTGCVHTAPGHGTDDYRVGTAAGLPPFSPVDDYGRYTDEFPLMKGIKIWDANPKIVEILKEKNALVHYSEFVHSYPHSWRSKKPLIFRATPQWFFSIDHANLREDSLKAIDKVNWIPDWGITRIRSMVESRPDWCLSRQRNWGVPIPSYTCTSCNHTHLTKESISHFIEIVKREGIEVWYEKSAKELLPSGTKCSQCGSEELKQDKDILDVWFDSGVSSFAVFGDSIGKEPADLYLEGSDQHRGWFQSSLWPSMAIRKVPPYKNVLTHGYVLDEKGHAMSKSLGNVINPTTDIINIYGADILRLWVSTQDFRDDVKVGKDSIKIVADNYRKIRNTFRYLLGNSKKEALSYFSNVNELERVDAFYLSKLYQLVEDLKKHYSQYQFHQVYQKLLLFCTVDLSQDYFEIIRDRMYCERRDSKLRKSSEFALAKILETLTILSAPILSFTAEEVWQEFGNQDSVFFHDFPTLQEYQNLDLEKDLAPIFEAKESVQKALEEARKKGLLGKSLEAKVQIETKSEDFRSLESFSEEDLELFFVVSQVELGSKTEGEALSELGTDKVKIRVLKPKQAECPRCWRHTRDIQKEGDLCKRCEEAIR
- a CDS encoding leucine-rich repeat domain-containing protein; its protein translation is MKPISLLLPVCLLGLFADCKKETIDLNKWIEENQQERVVNLSKKEIAYLPKEISKLQKVEELTLQYDSLVAIPEELGELKQLKILNLYGNPIQSLPSSLANLQNLEVLLLGRTKLERVPTFFRELKELKTLALDETKIQLTEEDVEILASIKSLERLDLTLLRSYQSLPKNIGKLSFLKEISFQKIPFEKADVKRLRDELPGVRVKL
- a CDS encoding TetR/AcrR family transcriptional regulator, whose protein sequence is MVRMRKSYHHGNLRDAILKESLLWIKKEGIETLSLREIAKKLGVTHSAPNKHFPKKEVLLANMVEHGFIQFRIALLEGCKNLETEPREAFQSMCLSYIKFANDNPEIYRLMFSKTLDDYEDYPACQKAGFASFQVLLDAVNKLQEGGIIKQGDIREISFLLWSLIHGYVLLWQEGRIEGLKTKMEGKAEKLSDTHFFISLMNHLNSSIFLT